In Caproiciproducens sp. NJN-50, the following are encoded in one genomic region:
- a CDS encoding CaiB/BaiF CoA transferase family protein translates to MESLTGALENLTVLDLTRVLAGPFCTMMLADMGANVIKIEIPKRGDDTRSYPPFKNGKSLYFANINRNKRGITLNLKSEEGREIFKELTKKADVVIENYRPGVMDKLGLGYEELKKINPRVIYAAVSGFGCYGPYSQRPGYDIISQGMGGLMSITGQPDDPPTRAGNAMGDILGGLNVAIGILAAVNARTLTGRGQRVDVSLVDSVVAALENTGERYLASGEIPKRLGNRYAAVSPYDTFKAKDGYFILACGNQKLYEILCREILNRPDLIEDPRFLDLPLRIRNQDDLQTVIEDFFKDFTVRDAVDLVLSKGVPAGPILDIKAILNDEHIAGAREMFVPLHDPAIGDITVNGDAIKLMDTKPGVRTPAPALGQHNREILHGLLDYSDRQISLLTEKGVL, encoded by the coding sequence ATGGAATCTTTGACAGGTGCGCTGGAAAATTTGACGGTGCTCGACCTGACGCGCGTCCTGGCGGGGCCGTTCTGCACCATGATGCTGGCCGACATGGGCGCCAATGTGATTAAAATCGAGATACCGAAGCGCGGGGACGACACCCGCTCCTATCCTCCTTTCAAAAACGGGAAAAGCCTTTATTTCGCCAATATCAACCGGAACAAAAGGGGGATTACCCTGAATCTGAAATCGGAGGAAGGAAGGGAGATTTTTAAGGAGCTGACGAAAAAGGCCGACGTCGTGATCGAAAATTACCGTCCCGGCGTCATGGATAAGCTCGGCCTGGGATACGAAGAGCTGAAAAAGATCAATCCCCGCGTCATTTACGCCGCCGTTTCCGGGTTCGGCTGCTACGGCCCGTATTCGCAGCGCCCGGGCTACGACATCATCTCGCAGGGAATGGGCGGCCTGATGAGCATCACGGGCCAGCCGGATGATCCCCCGACCCGCGCGGGAAACGCCATGGGCGATATCCTCGGCGGACTGAATGTGGCCATCGGGATTTTGGCCGCGGTCAACGCGCGCACGCTCACCGGGCGGGGGCAGCGCGTGGACGTGTCCCTGGTGGATTCGGTCGTGGCGGCGCTGGAAAATACGGGAGAGCGATACCTTGCTTCCGGTGAAATTCCGAAACGGCTGGGCAACCGTTATGCCGCGGTTTCCCCCTACGACACGTTCAAGGCGAAGGACGGCTATTTTATCCTCGCCTGCGGCAACCAGAAGCTGTACGAGATTCTGTGCAGGGAGATCTTAAACAGGCCGGACCTGATCGAAGACCCGCGTTTTCTCGACCTGCCGCTCCGCATCCGGAACCAGGATGACCTTCAAACGGTCATAGAGGACTTTTTCAAGGACTTCACCGTTCGGGACGCGGTCGACCTGGTGCTCTCGAAGGGCGTTCCGGCCGGGCCGATCCTGGATATCAAAGCAATTCTGAACGATGAACATATCGCGGGGGCGCGGGAAATGTTTGTTCCGCTGCACGATCCGGCCATCGGGGACATCACGGTCAACGGCGACGCGATCAAACTGATGGATACCAAGCCGGGCGTCCGCACCCCCGCGCCGGCGCTCGGACAGCATAACCGGGAGATCCTGCACGGACTGCTTGATTACAGCGACCGGCAGATTTCATTGCTGACGGAAAAAGGAGTTTTATAG